GGTCACTAAGATGAAGACCCTCAAGGTGAAGGCCTTCCCGAAAGACCTCCGCGAAAACATCGAGGTGGACATCACCAGCATGAAGATCAATGACAACCTGCGTGTCGAGGACGTAAAGGCCCCGAACATGGAAATCCTGAACTCTCCCCGCATTCCCATCGCTTCCGTAGTGACGACCCGCGCCCTGCGCCAGGAAGAAGCTGCAACCGCGAAGAAGTAGTGCCGGACTAAATAACATTCGAAAAAGCGGGCCCGCAAGCCCGCTTTTTTTCCTATAAGACAAGATGGAAAAGTTTCTGATTGCAGGCCTGGGGAATATCGGACCCGAGTATGAACATACCCGGCACAACATCGGTTTCGATGTCGTGGAAGCCCTGGTGCGCAAACACGGGGGGGATTTTTCCCTGGGGCGTCTCGCCGTCCAGGCGGACATCCGGATCAAGGGCAGGACGCTGGTTTGTATCAAACCCACGACCTACATGAACCTTAGTGGTAAAGCGATCAAGTATTGGATGGACCACGAGAAGATCACTTTGCCACACGTCCTGGTTGTCTTTGACGATCTGGCACTGCCTTTGGAGAAACTTCGGTTGCGCCCGGGCGGTAGCGGTGCGGGGCACAACGGCATGAAGGACATAGAGGCCACCCTGGGGACGGATCAGTATCCACGGCTCCGGTTTGGTATCGGGAACGACTATCCCAAGGGGCGCCAGATTGATTTTGTCCTGGGCCGCTGGAAAGAAGACGAACAGCCCCTCGTACAAGAAA
This region of Dinghuibacter silviterrae genomic DNA includes:
- the pth gene encoding aminoacyl-tRNA hydrolase, translated to MEKFLIAGLGNIGPEYEHTRHNIGFDVVEALVRKHGGDFSLGRLAVQADIRIKGRTLVCIKPTTYMNLSGKAIKYWMDHEKITLPHVLVVFDDLALPLEKLRLRPGGSGAGHNGMKDIEATLGTDQYPRLRFGIGNDYPKGRQIDFVLGRWKEDEQPLVQEKIDYTVGAIESFVLEGIDKTMNKVNNSTFNR